The following proteins are co-located in the Chaetodon trifascialis isolate fChaTrf1 chromosome 14, fChaTrf1.hap1, whole genome shotgun sequence genome:
- the LOC139341852 gene encoding G-protein coupled receptor 4-like: MDAALLNHTNASSSCTMESGVGKHMYPAVYSLFFIVGFPANCLSLYVAWMLMRNGNNTAVYLINLSISDLLYIISLPVWIELALPRPLGGLCSLVAVVMHNSFYVGSGLLCCISVDRYLAVVYPLHFHWVREVRTAAVVSIAVWTLEIAVHIILLDHTGALQAFSSRYLCEERVPMTKEDANLALTRVTLGFLVPILIMVFCFEQIMRSLRQSTSILAQERRKVGLLLLFLLTTYIVAFVPYQTVMLLRAILEPGACVWATRLRDPYLVTVATTTINSTLDPIIYCLISERAHKEIVKALEKGRGVFRRRKQKESSPGIQSVS; the protein is encoded by the coding sequence ATGGATGCAGCTCTTCTCAACCACACAAACGCATCTAGCTCCTGCACCATGGAGTCCGGAGTGGGAAAGCACATGTATCCAGCTGtctattctcttttttttatcgTGGGCTTTCCGGCTAACTGCCTGTCTCTGTATGTAGCCTGGATGCTGATGAGGAATGGGAACAACACAGCGGTCTACCTCATCAACCTGTCCATCTCTGACCTGCTCTACATAatctctctgcctgtgtggaTTGAGCTGGCCCTGCCGAGGCCTCTGGGTGGCCTCTGCAGTTTGGTGGCTGTGGTCATGCACAACAGCTTTTACGTGGGCTCGGGCCTCCTTTGCTGCATCTCCGTCGATCGCTACCTAGCGGTGGTCTACCCTCTCCACTTCCACTGGGTCCGAGAGGTGCGGACTGCAGCAGTTGTGAGTATTGCTGTTTGGACTTTAGAGATTGCCGTCCACATTATCTTGCTCGACCACACGGGGGCACTGCAAGCATTCTCCTCAAGATACTTGTGTGAGGAGCGCGTACCAATGACGAAGGAAGATGCCAACCTCGCTCTTACACGAGTCACCCTGGGTTTCCTGGTCCCTATCCTCATCATGGTCTTCTGTTTTGAGCAGATCATGCGATCACTCCGACAGAGCACCTCCATCCTGGCACAGGAGCGCAGGAAAGTGGGActgcttttgcttttccttCTCACAACCTACATAGTGGCCTTTGTGCCCTACCAGACTGTCATGCTGCTCAGGGCCATACTGGAGCCCGGGGCCTGCGTCTGGGCCACCAGGCTCAGAGATCCATACCTGGTCACAGTTGCCACGACCACCATAAACAGTACACTAGATCCTATAATATACTGTTTAATTAGTGAGAGAGCTCATAAAGAGATTGTAAAGGCTTTAGAGAAAGGTAGGGGAGTTTttaggaggaggaaacagaaagagagctCTCCTGGAATTCAGTCAGTTTCATGA
- the LOC139342537 gene encoding B2 bradykinin receptor-like: protein MTPQPTSVPANNTNCSETPYKEWIITVVPIYILLITALGIVFNVFVLVVFWFHKKPCTVAEIYLSNLAAADLVLVSCLPFWAVNVSNNFRWPFGQFLCKVVSLGISMNAYCSIYFLVLVSIDRYVALVHAMSFGRMRSSKDAKLGCVMVWGLGLLLSIPTLIYREVKTECNTCSISSQNASVYKLFQGLLTMFIFIIPISVISYCTVKIIQALNNRLQERSNKRRRERKATSLVLAVVLAFLICWLPYHLFGIVDMLENPNQPSVNPAVLGICLQIFTYLAFFNSVLNPILYVIIGDNFRKKVKELSTQWSSGVTFSMVSLRSNTSTTTVRR, encoded by the exons ATGACTCCTCAGCCGACAAG CGTCCCTGCTAACAACACAAACTGTTCTGAAACACCATACAAGGAATGGATCATCACTGTGGTACCGATATATATCCTACTCATCACTGCACTGGGAATTGTGTTCAATGTGTTTGTCCTGGTGGTTTTCTGGTTTCATAAGAAGCCCTGCACCGTGGCTGAGATCTACTTGAGCAACCTGGCTGCGGCTGACCTTGTCCTGGTGTCCTGTTTACCGTTCTGGGCGGTCAACGTATCCAATAATTTCAGATGGCCTTTCGGTCAGTTCCTGTGCAAAGTCGTCAGCCTGGGCATCAGCATGAACGCCTACTGTAGCATCTACTTCCTTGTTCTGGTTAGCATAGATCGCTATGTGGCACTGGTGCATGCCATGTCCTTTGGCAGAATGCGTAGTTCAAAGGATGCCAAACTGGgctgtgtgatggtgtgggggttGGGTTTGCTCCTGAGCATCCCCACACTCATCTACAGAGAAGTGAAAACAGAATGTAATACCTGCTCCATTAGCAGCCAAAATGCCTCTGTATACAAGCTGTTTCAGGGGCTGCTAACTatgttcatcttcatcatccccATTTCCGTTATTTCTTACTGCACTGTAAAGATTATTCAAGCTCTGAATAACCGGCTACAGGAGCGGTCAAACAAGAGGAGAAGGGAGCGCAAGGCCACCTCTCTGGTGCTAGCGGTCGTCCTGGCCTTCCTGATCTGCTGGCTGCCATACCACCTGTTTGGGATAGTAGACATGTTGGAAAATCCTAATCAACCGAGTGTAAACCCAGCAGTCCTAGGCATCTGCCTCCAGATCTTCACCTACTTGGCCTTCTTCAACAGTGTTCTCAACCCCATCCTCTACGTCATTATAGGGGACAACTTCCGCAAAAAAGTAAAGGAACTCTCGACGCAGTGGAGCAGTGGAGTGACTTTCAGCATGGTCTCCTTACGCTCAAACACGTCCACCACAACTGTCCGAAGGTGA
- the gpr65 gene encoding G protein-coupled receptor 65, with translation MNTTSAMENLTLDASFSKCYSVNSTLNRNKFQIFYLAIIIIIGIPSNTFSVYVSWQHIRQKNELGVYLFNLALSDLAFTIGLCMWLDFIWRGVWVYGPYVCVLSISMLFSNFYTSDALLCCIAVDRYLAVVHPLQYTCLRKVGTAVAVSIVIWVLVVSFNVTTITWEDIYRENNKFPTCFDFYLPISERLARANVARFFLAFLVPVLLVVFSTVGICEAVKSNQATEKWERKRILKLLTVIMLCHFLFLGPTHITMLLTALVEDCSNAQWLFYLDEISLAISSLNCLMDPVLYCFITKIGKANVNQLILFFQIKKRSKNQGVV, from the coding sequence ATGAACACCACATCTGCAATGGAAAACTTAACCCTGGATGCCAGTTTCTCAAAATGTTACTCAGTTAACAGCACACTCAATAGGAATAAGTTTCAGATTTTCTACCTggctatcatcatcatcatcggcATCCCGTCCAACACCTTCTCCGTCTACGTGTCCTGGCAGCACATTAGGCAGAAGAACGAGCTTGGCGTGTATCTATTCAACCTGGCCCTGAGTGATCTGGCCTTCACTATCGGCCTTTGCATGTGGTTGGACTTCATTTGGAGAGGAGTTTGGGTCTACGGACCCTATGTTTGTGTGCTATCTATCAGCATGCTCTTCAGTAACTTTTACACCAGCGAtgccctcctctgctgcattgCTGTTGACCGCTACCTGGCAGTGGTTCACCCATTACAGTATACTTGCTTGAGGAAAGTTGGCACTGCAGTAGCAGTCAGCATTGTCATTTGGGTGTTGGTGGTCAGTTTCAATGTCACCACCATCACTTGGGAGGACATATACCGTGAAAACAACAAGTTTCCAACATGCTTTGATTTTTACCTGCCCATTTCAGAGAGGCTGGCTCGGGCTAATGTAGCACGCTTCTTCCTGGCCTTTCTTGTTCCTGTCCTCCTAGTGGTGTTTTCCACCGTTGGGATCTGTGAGGCAGTGAAATCCAACCAGGCTACAGAGAAATGGGAGCGTAAACGGATTTTGAAGCTGCTGACAGTCATTATGCTCTGCCATTTCTTATTCTTAGGACCTACCCACATCACAATGCTTCTCACCGCACTAGTGGAAGACTGCAGCAATGCTCAATGGCTCTTCTATCTAGATGAGATCAGCCTAGCTATATCAAGCCTCAACTGCCTCATGGACCCTGTCCTTTACTGCTTCATTACTAAAATAGGGAAGGCAAATGTCAATCAGCTTATTCTCTTCTTCCagataaagaaaagaagcaaaaatcaAGGTGTGGTTTAA